In Spiroplasma citri, one genomic interval encodes:
- a CDS encoding IS30 family transposase, which yields MKDYTHLKYDERNLFKDLFLSDSCKKKNGTLNLSEIARQTNRSVNTVKREIKRFKNIEDYTAIEAQKDYYKKRKKCIKKLPTFTKEQLNFIHLRFNVYHDSPAEIIQRFLIKFGIKFPACVKTFYKWIFLGLLGLLKKNLLNGGRKNRTKKRPDNRGKLDERFKSIWDIENKESNVGWLEADTVIGKDHKSAVLVLVEQSSKKYFAMKLENHTANEVLEKLEELVRINGLVGKIKGIITDRGKEFSKFEEMEKITGSNVYYCDPGSPKQKPLIERINREFRKRFPKDTDFNNVNQKRIDWVVNVINDKLRPCLNWISAKEMFLQNIK from the coding sequence ATGAAAGATTATACACATCTAAAATATGATGAACGAAATTTATTTAAGGATTTATTTTTATCTGATAGTTGTAAAAAGAAAAATGGTACACTTAATTTATCTGAAATTGCAAGACAAACAAATCGCAGTGTGAATACTGTTAAAAGAGAAATTAAAAGATTTAAAAATATAGAAGATTATACAGCAATAGAAGCACAAAAAGATTATTATAAAAAGCGTAAAAAATGTATTAAAAAACTACCTACATTTACAAAAGAACAATTAAATTTTATTCATCTGAGATTTAATGTTTATCATGATTCACCAGCAGAAATTATTCAACGATTTTTAATAAAGTTTGGTATCAAATTTCCCGCTTGTGTTAAAACATTTTATAAATGAATTTTTTTAGGTCTTTTGGGTTTGTTAAAGAAAAATTTATTAAATGGTGGTAGAAAAAATAGAACAAAGAAAAGACCTGATAATCGTGGCAAATTAGATGAAAGATTTAAATCAATATGAGATATTGAAAATAAAGAATCTAATGTTGGATGACTTGAAGCGGATACAGTTATTGGAAAAGACCATAAATCTGCTGTTTTAGTTTTAGTAGAACAATCAAGTAAAAAATACTTTGCTATGAAATTAGAAAATCATACTGCTAATGAAGTTTTAGAAAAACTTGAAGAATTAGTTAGAATTAATGGTTTAGTTGGAAAAATTAAAGGAATAATAACAGATCGCGGAAAAGAATTTAGTAAATTTGAAGAGATGGAAAAGATTACTGGTTCTAATGTTTATTATTGTGACCCTGGTTCACCAAAACAAAAACCCTTAATTGAAAGAATTAACCGTGAATTTAGAAAACGCTTTCCTAAGGACACTGATTTTAATAATGTTAATCAGAAAAGAATAGATTGAGTAGTTAATGTTATAAATGATAAACTCCGACCATGTTTAAATTGAATAAGTGCAAAAGAAATGTTTTTACAAAATATTAAGTAA